One stretch of Saccharopolyspora erythraea DNA includes these proteins:
- a CDS encoding cobyric acid synthase, protein MNALLIAGTTSDAGKSVVAAGVCRWLARTGARVAPFKAQNMSNNSVVTPDGGEIGRAQAVQAAACGLEPSVRFNPVLLKPGSDRRSQVVVLGQVSGEVTAMSYRERKAALLDTVVSTLDGLRAEHDHVICEGAGSPAEINLRATDIANMGLARAAGLPVLVVGDIDRGGVFAQLFGTLALLDAADQALVGGFVINKFRGDPALLDSGLDQLRALTGRPVHGVLPWAEDLWLDAEDSLSYVADGVVGRPAPPRGSQWLRVAVPRLPRISNATDVEALAAEPGVAVRFVTEPSRLTDADLVVLPGSKSTVADLGWLHDTGLADAIRAHAGAGLPVVGICGGFQMLTRRITDQVESGAGVVDGLGMLDLEIEFAEAKTLRRPSGTAFGEPVHGYEIHHGVPVRRGDDLTGLVRLPDGEDEGALRGSVAGTHWHGLFENDGFRRKLLTWAAGCAGRDGFVAADDTSFAAIRAGQLDLLGDLVEKHLDTDAIRRLLEGGAPAGLPLLPPGAGSHAALRSGGGSE, encoded by the coding sequence GTGAACGCGCTGCTGATCGCCGGGACGACGTCGGATGCCGGCAAGAGCGTGGTCGCGGCCGGTGTCTGCCGGTGGCTGGCCCGCACCGGAGCCCGCGTGGCGCCGTTCAAGGCGCAGAACATGTCGAACAACTCGGTGGTGACGCCGGACGGCGGTGAGATCGGACGGGCGCAGGCGGTGCAGGCCGCGGCGTGCGGTCTGGAGCCGTCGGTGCGGTTCAACCCGGTGCTGCTCAAGCCGGGCAGCGACCGCAGGTCGCAGGTGGTGGTGCTCGGGCAGGTCAGCGGCGAGGTGACCGCGATGTCCTACCGGGAGCGCAAGGCGGCCCTCCTGGACACCGTGGTGTCCACTTTGGATGGTCTGCGCGCCGAGCACGACCACGTGATCTGCGAGGGCGCCGGTTCCCCGGCGGAGATCAACCTGCGCGCCACCGACATCGCCAACATGGGGCTGGCCAGGGCCGCGGGGCTGCCGGTGCTGGTGGTCGGCGACATCGACCGGGGCGGGGTGTTCGCCCAGCTCTTCGGCACGCTGGCGCTGCTCGACGCGGCCGACCAGGCGCTGGTCGGCGGTTTCGTGATCAACAAGTTCCGCGGCGACCCCGCCCTGCTGGACTCCGGGCTCGACCAGCTCCGCGCGCTGACCGGCCGGCCGGTACACGGCGTGCTGCCGTGGGCCGAGGACCTGTGGCTCGATGCCGAGGACTCGCTCTCCTACGTCGCCGACGGCGTGGTGGGCCGCCCGGCTCCGCCGCGCGGCTCGCAGTGGCTGCGGGTGGCGGTGCCGAGGCTGCCGCGGATCTCCAACGCCACCGACGTCGAGGCCCTGGCGGCCGAGCCGGGGGTCGCGGTCCGGTTCGTGACCGAGCCGTCGCGGCTGACCGACGCGGACCTCGTGGTGCTACCCGGGTCGAAGTCGACCGTCGCCGACCTCGGTTGGCTGCACGACACCGGACTCGCCGACGCGATCCGCGCGCACGCCGGGGCGGGGCTGCCGGTCGTCGGCATCTGCGGTGGCTTCCAGATGCTGACCCGCCGCATAACCGACCAGGTGGAGTCGGGGGCCGGGGTGGTCGACGGCCTCGGGATGCTCGACCTGGAGATCGAGTTCGCGGAGGCCAAGACGCTGCGCAGGCCGTCAGGAACGGCCTTCGGGGAGCCGGTGCACGGCTACGAGATCCACCACGGTGTGCCGGTGCGCCGAGGCGACGACCTCACTGGTCTGGTCCGGCTGCCCGACGGCGAGGACGAGGGCGCGCTCCGCGGGTCGGTGGCGGGCACGCACTGGCACGGCCTGTTCGAGAACGACGGTTTCCGCAGGAAGTTGCTGACCTGGGCGGCCGGGTGCGCGGGCCGCGACGGCTTCGTCGCGGCCGATGACACGTCGTTCGCCGCGATCCGCGCCGGTCAGCTCGACCTGCTCGGCGACCTGGTTGAGAAGCACCTCGACACCGACGCGATCCGGCGGCTGCTCGAAGGCGGCGCCCCGGCCGGGCTCCCGTTGCTCCCGCCGGGTGCAGGCAGTCACGCGGCGCTGCGCTCCGGCGGCGGTTCCGAGTAA
- a CDS encoding type II toxin-antitoxin system Phd/YefM family antitoxin produces MAAEFTIAEAQERLAELIDRAESGEDIVITRFGAPSVRLQATGGRGATTALAGGVVGAAWLAPVAGDAGGASLDSGGASFDVGTDY; encoded by the coding sequence ATGGCCGCTGAGTTCACCATCGCTGAAGCCCAGGAACGGTTGGCGGAGCTGATCGACCGGGCGGAGTCGGGTGAGGACATCGTGATCACCCGGTTCGGCGCACCTTCCGTCCGCCTGCAGGCAACCGGTGGTCGGGGTGCGACGACCGCGCTGGCGGGCGGCGTCGTCGGGGCGGCGTGGCTCGCCCCGGTCGCCGGCGACGCCGGCGGTGCGTCTCTCGACTCCGGCGGCGCTTCCTTCGACGTGGGCACGGACTACTGA
- a CDS encoding DUF6346 domain-containing protein translates to MLKSDNLAVRLGKMIAGFIVVAVLVMLWPTIVFSFPTMKDKPNATADVKSCEDTGPVTRRGFGHNWNCVATIRDDETGQTWTTSIDMNFFTPDEIGEPQRLTWGYGGGRGNINTDKRTYTQAEGFSSGTVTMISIVAAGVLGIPALWMFSKSVVWSFSQAEQRKFWEKIHGSPEERAAKKKKDQEFWDQMRRNREQRKQARQQRKG, encoded by the coding sequence GTGCTCAAATCGGACAACCTCGCGGTCCGGCTTGGCAAGATGATCGCCGGCTTCATCGTCGTCGCGGTCCTTGTGATGCTCTGGCCGACCATCGTCTTCTCCTTCCCGACGATGAAGGACAAACCGAACGCGACCGCCGACGTGAAGTCGTGCGAGGACACCGGCCCCGTCACGCGACGCGGCTTCGGCCACAACTGGAACTGCGTCGCGACGATCCGGGACGACGAGACCGGGCAGACATGGACCACGTCCATCGACATGAACTTCTTCACCCCCGACGAGATCGGTGAACCACAGCGACTGACGTGGGGATACGGTGGCGGACGCGGGAACATCAACACGGACAAGCGCACCTATACGCAAGCCGAGGGCTTCTCCAGCGGCACGGTGACGATGATTTCGATCGTCGCCGCCGGAGTTCTCGGCATCCCCGCGCTGTGGATGTTCTCCAAGTCCGTCGTCTGGTCGTTCAGCCAGGCCGAGCAGCGGAAATTCTGGGAGAAGATCCACGGCTCGCCGGAGGAGCGCGCCGCGAAGAAGAAAAAGGACCAGGAGTTCTGGGACCAGATGCGCCGCAACCGGGAGCAGCGCAAGCAGGCCCGGCAGCAGCGCAAGGGCTGA
- a CDS encoding FadR/GntR family transcriptional regulator: MPLVTTKRTGLVDQVIDQFRELMASGEWPLGSRIPPESELVTGLGVGRNTVREAIRALSHSGLLEVRQGDGTFVRATSEISGAVRKLCGSELRHVLEVRRALEVEGARLAASARTDEDVRDLGVALRDRDEAVRRMDRETVITKDADFHLRLVQASHNPVLIGLYEGLSEAVRSSVASAFDPEIPPEEHVSHTELVAAVRDRAPDRAAAEAGGFLDELLAQTPSTDD, translated from the coding sequence GTGCCCTTGGTCACCACCAAGCGGACCGGGCTGGTCGATCAGGTGATCGACCAGTTCCGGGAGCTCATGGCCTCCGGCGAGTGGCCGCTGGGCAGCCGCATCCCGCCCGAAAGCGAGCTGGTCACGGGCCTCGGGGTCGGCCGCAACACCGTGCGCGAGGCGATCCGGGCGCTCTCCCACTCCGGCCTGCTCGAGGTGCGCCAGGGGGACGGCACCTTCGTCCGGGCAACCAGTGAGATCTCCGGTGCCGTGCGCAAGCTGTGCGGGTCGGAGCTGCGCCACGTCCTCGAAGTGCGCCGCGCGCTGGAGGTCGAAGGCGCCCGGCTGGCGGCAAGCGCCCGGACCGACGAGGACGTCCGCGATCTCGGAGTCGCCCTGCGCGACCGGGACGAGGCGGTCCGGCGCATGGACCGCGAGACGGTGATCACCAAGGACGCCGACTTCCACCTCCGGCTCGTGCAGGCCTCGCACAACCCGGTGCTGATCGGCCTCTACGAGGGCCTGAGCGAGGCGGTCCGCTCCAGCGTCGCATCGGCGTTCGACCCGGAGATCCCGCCCGAGGAGCACGTCTCCCACACGGAGCTGGTGGCCGCCGTCCGCGACCGCGCCCCCGACCGGGCCGCCGCCGAGGCAGGCGGCTTCCTGGACGAGCTGCTGGCCCAGACGCCCAGCACGGACGACTAG
- a CDS encoding WXG100 family type VII secretion target produces MASEDALVVTGDEAAKESEEKGTANPFSGAGGFENVYGIGQSISNGDWDSVGLNAMGAGVDAVGLAADPLGTLLSWGFGWVIDNVSFIKEPFNDLMGDPDAISGMAASWEKIGTELKGAGKEYGQSVSATTQWEGKSADAYRKLGEDGAKAIDAMAEASTAMKSAVEGAQVVVAAVRGIVRDLIAGAVAEIVSALLKWAAAAAATAGIAAGGAIADAIRIALKWADKISEWMNKLGTVLKNLWNKLDELGSAAASIRKGIDGFFHNLGNMPGIAPKQSAITEQSLTDAARKIAPSTTTGSAASRGFMAGGSEFMPSFRGNIFEAGWTDGGASKLGYEAVKETAKLDDGKDEVADH; encoded by the coding sequence GTGGCTTCTGAAGACGCTCTCGTCGTCACCGGAGACGAGGCAGCCAAGGAATCGGAAGAGAAGGGCACCGCAAACCCCTTCAGCGGAGCGGGCGGCTTCGAGAACGTCTACGGCATCGGCCAGTCCATTTCGAACGGTGACTGGGACTCGGTCGGCCTCAACGCGATGGGAGCGGGTGTCGACGCGGTCGGCCTCGCCGCTGATCCGCTGGGAACCCTGTTGAGCTGGGGATTCGGGTGGGTCATCGACAACGTTTCCTTCATCAAGGAACCTTTCAACGACCTGATGGGCGACCCGGACGCCATTTCCGGCATGGCGGCAAGCTGGGAGAAGATCGGCACCGAACTCAAGGGGGCCGGTAAGGAATACGGCCAGTCGGTCAGTGCCACTACCCAGTGGGAAGGCAAATCGGCGGACGCCTACAGGAAGCTTGGAGAGGACGGCGCCAAAGCGATCGATGCCATGGCTGAAGCCAGCACCGCCATGAAATCAGCGGTCGAGGGCGCGCAGGTCGTTGTCGCGGCTGTACGCGGCATCGTGCGCGACCTCATCGCGGGGGCTGTCGCTGAAATCGTCAGCGCCCTGCTGAAATGGGCCGCCGCCGCGGCGGCCACCGCCGGTATCGCAGCGGGAGGGGCCATCGCCGATGCGATCCGCATCGCGCTCAAGTGGGCCGACAAGATCTCCGAATGGATGAACAAGCTCGGCACGGTTCTCAAGAACCTCTGGAACAAGCTCGACGAACTCGGTTCGGCCGCCGCGTCGATCCGCAAGGGCATCGACGGCTTCTTCCACAACCTGGGCAACATGCCGGGAATCGCTCCGAAGCAGAGCGCCATCACGGAGCAGAGCCTCACCGACGCTGCGCGCAAGATCGCTCCGAGCACCACCACGGGCAGTGCAGCGAGTCGAGGATTCATGGCCGGTGGCAGTGAGTTCATGCCCTCCTTCAGGGGCAACATCTTCGAAGCGGGATGGACGGACGGGGGCGCGAGCAAACTCGGCTACGAAGCTGTCAAAGAGACGGCGAAGCTGGACGACGGCAAGGACGAAGTGGCAGACCACTAG
- a CDS encoding CynX/NimT family MFS transporter — protein MTDQDASSPPHAPHPDALRLENDGASEAVLPNRHTAVAGGGLLLAGVALAAANMRPAVTSLASVLGEVRDSLGSSSTWASIVTSVPTLCFGAAGIAAPLLARRWGMSRVIGVSLAVLTAAMVLRVVDGPWTVLAGTVLVCASIAMCNVLIPVVVKEAFPNRVGMATGLYTTTMAAGGAVGSALTPMLQHSTGSWQLALATWAVVALAAFCVWVPATRRHAASRQVTGTAAQGGRRSLMRSPLAWAITAYFAMQSLVAYVVMGWMPEVFKSAGVDATTAGALLGVLLLVGVPLNMILPPLVTRTRGQSGWAVGLAVLTASGVVGLLVAPQSAPLLWALLLGVGLSAFPLALVFISLRTSNAADTGQLSAMSQSFGYLIASVGPFMFGVMHDVTGGWTVSLAIVLAIVLIQGCIGIVAGRPRTI, from the coding sequence GTGACCGACCAGGATGCCAGCTCTCCTCCGCACGCCCCGCACCCCGATGCGCTGCGGCTGGAGAACGACGGTGCCTCCGAGGCGGTGCTGCCCAACCGGCACACGGCGGTGGCCGGAGGTGGGCTGCTCCTCGCCGGTGTCGCGCTGGCGGCGGCCAACATGCGCCCGGCGGTCACCAGCCTCGCGTCGGTGCTGGGTGAGGTGCGCGACTCCCTCGGCAGCAGCAGCACGTGGGCCAGCATCGTCACCTCGGTGCCGACCCTGTGCTTCGGCGCGGCGGGCATCGCCGCCCCGCTGCTGGCGAGGCGCTGGGGCATGAGCCGGGTGATCGGCGTCTCGCTGGCGGTGCTGACCGCGGCGATGGTGCTGCGCGTGGTCGACGGACCGTGGACGGTCCTGGCCGGGACGGTGCTGGTCTGCGCCTCGATCGCGATGTGCAACGTGCTGATCCCGGTGGTGGTCAAGGAGGCCTTCCCCAACCGGGTCGGCATGGCCACCGGCCTCTACACCACCACGATGGCCGCGGGCGGTGCCGTGGGCTCGGCGCTGACGCCGATGTTGCAGCACTCGACGGGCAGCTGGCAGCTGGCCCTGGCCACCTGGGCGGTCGTGGCGCTCGCCGCGTTCTGCGTGTGGGTCCCAGCGACCCGGCGCCATGCCGCGTCCAGGCAGGTCACCGGCACGGCGGCGCAGGGCGGGCGCCGTTCGCTGATGCGCAGCCCGCTGGCGTGGGCGATCACCGCCTACTTCGCGATGCAGTCGCTGGTCGCGTATGTGGTGATGGGCTGGATGCCCGAGGTGTTCAAGAGCGCCGGCGTCGACGCCACCACGGCGGGCGCCCTGCTCGGCGTGCTGCTGCTGGTCGGCGTGCCGCTCAACATGATCCTGCCGCCGCTGGTCACCCGGACGCGGGGGCAGTCCGGCTGGGCCGTCGGGCTCGCGGTGCTGACGGCGAGCGGCGTCGTGGGACTGCTGGTCGCGCCGCAGAGCGCCCCGCTGCTATGGGCGCTGCTGCTCGGCGTGGGACTGAGCGCGTTCCCGCTGGCGCTGGTGTTCATCTCACTGCGGACCAGCAACGCCGCCGACACCGGCCAGCTCTCGGCGATGTCGCAGAGCTTCGGCTACCTGATCGCCTCGGTCGGCCCCTTCATGTTCGGCGTCATGCACGACGTGACGGGCGGCTGGACCGTTTCGCTGGCGATCGTGCTGGCGATCGTGCTGATCCAGGGCTGCATCGGCATCGTCGCGGGACGCCCCCGCACCATCTGA
- the gdhA gene encoding NADP-specific glutamate dehydrogenase: MPHARLEAVYNDIVQRNRGETEFHQAVQEVLESIGPALDKHPEYAEHKIVERICEPERMVTFRVPWEDDHGEVHVNRGFRVEFNSALGPYKGGLRFHPSVYQGIVKFLGFEQIFKNALTGLPIGGGKGGADFDPKGRSDREIMRFCQSFMTELHRHIGEHTDVPAGDIGVGGREIGYLFGQYKRITNRYETGVLTGKHHSFGGAKVRTEATGYGCAYFVREMLAARGESFEGKQVVVSGSGNVATYGMEKVHQLGGTVVACSDSTGYVYDENGIDVGLVKQIKEVERGRISAYTDRRPGSKFEEGGVIWEVPCQVAMPSATQNELTAQDAATLIANGCMAVGEGANMPATPEAVRVFREAGIAFGPGKAANAGGVATSALEMQQNASRDTWSFERTERRLETIMKDLHDRCYATAEEYGAPGDYVAGANIAGFTAVADTMLRLGLV, translated from the coding sequence GTGCCGCACGCACGTCTCGAAGCGGTCTACAACGACATCGTCCAGCGCAACCGAGGAGAAACCGAGTTCCACCAAGCTGTCCAGGAAGTCCTGGAGAGCATCGGACCGGCGCTGGACAAGCACCCCGAGTACGCCGAGCACAAGATCGTCGAGCGGATCTGCGAACCCGAGCGGATGGTCACCTTCCGCGTGCCGTGGGAGGACGACCACGGCGAGGTGCACGTCAACCGCGGTTTCCGAGTGGAGTTCAACAGCGCCCTCGGCCCGTACAAGGGCGGTCTGCGCTTCCACCCCTCGGTCTACCAGGGCATCGTGAAGTTCCTCGGGTTCGAGCAGATCTTCAAGAACGCCCTCACCGGGCTGCCGATCGGCGGCGGCAAGGGCGGCGCCGACTTCGACCCGAAGGGGCGCTCGGATCGCGAGATCATGCGCTTCTGCCAGAGCTTCATGACCGAGCTGCACCGGCACATCGGCGAGCACACCGACGTGCCCGCCGGTGACATCGGTGTCGGCGGCCGGGAGATCGGCTACCTCTTCGGACAGTACAAGCGGATCACCAACCGCTACGAGACCGGTGTGCTCACCGGCAAGCACCATTCCTTCGGCGGGGCGAAGGTGCGCACCGAGGCCACCGGCTACGGCTGCGCCTACTTCGTCCGGGAGATGCTGGCCGCGCGCGGCGAGTCGTTCGAGGGCAAGCAGGTCGTGGTGTCGGGCTCCGGCAACGTCGCGACCTACGGCATGGAGAAGGTCCACCAGCTGGGCGGGACCGTGGTCGCCTGCTCGGACTCCACCGGCTACGTCTACGACGAGAACGGCATCGACGTCGGCCTGGTCAAGCAGATCAAGGAGGTCGAGCGGGGGCGCATCAGCGCCTACACCGACCGCCGGCCGGGCTCGAAGTTCGAGGAGGGCGGTGTGATCTGGGAGGTGCCCTGCCAGGTCGCGATGCCTTCGGCGACGCAGAACGAGCTGACCGCGCAAGACGCCGCAACGCTCATCGCCAACGGCTGCATGGCCGTCGGCGAGGGCGCGAACATGCCCGCCACACCGGAGGCGGTCCGGGTGTTCCGGGAAGCCGGAATCGCGTTCGGGCCGGGCAAGGCCGCCAACGCGGGCGGCGTGGCGACCTCGGCGCTGGAGATGCAGCAGAACGCGTCCCGCGACACGTGGAGCTTCGAGCGCACCGAGCGGCGGCTCGAAACGATCATGAAGGACCTGCACGACCGCTGCTACGCCACGGCGGAGGAGTACGGCGCACCCGGCGACTACGTCGCGGGCGCCAACATCGCGGGTTTCACCGCGGTGGCCGACACGATGCTGCGACTCGGGCTGGTCTGA
- a CDS encoding type VII secretion target: MSDDGFRADVPTIKEHAGKVQGFTERVKTAHGAAQTSMSSDAFGVFGQFLAQAVITQCNEVKSTIESGGKSLDSIKKALDDTAADYEATDQESGAILKEVEGGF; encoded by the coding sequence GTGAGCGACGACGGGTTCCGGGCGGACGTACCGACGATCAAGGAACACGCGGGCAAGGTCCAGGGCTTCACCGAACGCGTCAAGACGGCGCACGGCGCGGCGCAGACCTCGATGAGTTCCGACGCCTTCGGCGTATTCGGTCAGTTTCTCGCCCAAGCGGTGATCACCCAGTGCAACGAGGTCAAGTCGACCATCGAAAGCGGCGGGAAGTCGCTCGACTCGATCAAAAAGGCCCTGGATGACACAGCCGCCGACTACGAGGCCACCGACCAGGAGAGCGGTGCCATCCTGAAGGAGGTTGAAGGTGGCTTCTGA
- a CDS encoding mycothione reductase — MRHFDLVIIGSGSGNSILDDRFADWNVAIVEKGVGSTGNYGGTCLNVGCIPTKMFVHTADVAGAPSAGTRLGVDLELRDVRWHDIRDRIFGRIDEISSGGRRYRAEDNPNVTLFEGVGRFTDVKQVEVETAGGTETITADRFVVAAGGRPAIPDIPGIEKVDYHTSDSVMRLDELPRRMIIMGTGFVGAEFAHVFSALGVEVTLVGRSGRALRSQDVDVSERFTELAGRRWDLRLNRKEIGVEQDGDLTRLYLEGPDGSEVVEAEALLIAVGRVPNSDRLDAAKGGLALSRNGKIEVDSEQRTSVDGVWALGDISSPYELKHVANHEMRVVQHNLLHPDAPIASDHRYVPAAVFSSPQIASVGLTEQEAQRLGVEYVTSVQDYGGIAYGWAMEDSTGFAKLLADPETGKLLGAHIIGPQAPTLLQPLIQAMQFGLDARTMARGQYWIHPGMPELIENALLNLPLR; from the coding sequence GTGCGGCACTTCGATCTCGTCATCATCGGTTCCGGCTCGGGCAACTCGATCCTCGACGACCGGTTCGCGGACTGGAACGTGGCCATCGTCGAGAAGGGCGTCGGCAGCACCGGCAACTACGGCGGTACCTGCCTGAACGTCGGTTGCATCCCGACCAAGATGTTCGTGCACACCGCCGACGTGGCAGGCGCGCCGTCGGCGGGCACCCGGCTCGGGGTCGACCTCGAGCTGCGGGACGTGCGCTGGCACGACATCCGCGACCGCATCTTCGGGCGCATCGACGAGATCTCGTCCGGCGGCAGGCGCTACCGGGCCGAGGACAACCCCAACGTCACCCTGTTCGAGGGTGTGGGGCGGTTCACCGACGTCAAGCAGGTCGAGGTCGAGACCGCGGGCGGCACCGAGACGATCACCGCCGACCGCTTCGTCGTCGCCGCCGGTGGCCGGCCGGCGATTCCGGACATCCCCGGCATCGAGAAGGTCGACTACCACACCAGCGACTCGGTGATGCGACTCGACGAGCTCCCCCGGCGCATGATCATCATGGGCACCGGCTTCGTCGGTGCGGAGTTCGCGCACGTCTTCTCCGCGCTGGGCGTCGAGGTGACCCTGGTCGGCCGGTCCGGCCGGGCGCTGCGCAGCCAGGACGTCGATGTCTCCGAGCGGTTCACCGAGCTGGCGGGCCGACGCTGGGACCTGCGGCTCAACCGCAAGGAGATCGGCGTCGAGCAGGACGGGGACCTGACCCGCCTGTACCTCGAGGGCCCGGACGGCTCGGAGGTCGTCGAGGCCGAGGCGCTGCTGATCGCCGTCGGCCGGGTGCCCAACTCCGATCGCCTCGACGCCGCGAAGGGCGGCCTCGCGCTGTCCAGGAACGGCAAGATCGAGGTCGACTCCGAGCAGCGCACCTCCGTCGACGGGGTCTGGGCGCTGGGCGACATCAGCTCGCCCTACGAGCTCAAACACGTGGCCAACCACGAGATGCGGGTCGTGCAGCACAACCTGCTGCACCCGGACGCGCCCATCGCGTCCGACCACCGCTACGTGCCGGCCGCGGTGTTCTCGTCGCCGCAGATCGCGTCGGTGGGACTCACCGAGCAGGAAGCGCAGCGGCTGGGTGTGGAGTACGTCACCAGCGTGCAGGACTACGGCGGGATCGCCTACGGCTGGGCGATGGAGGACAGCACCGGCTTCGCGAAGCTGCTCGCGGACCCGGAAACCGGGAAGCTGCTCGGCGCGCACATCATCGGCCCGCAGGCTCCGACGCTGCTGCAACCGCTGATCCAGGCGATGCAGTTCGGCCTGGACGCCCGCACGATGGCCCGTGGCCAGTACTGGATCCACCCGGGGATGCCGGAGCTGATCGAGAACGCGTTGCTGAACCTTCCCTTGCGGTGA
- the map gene encoding type I methionyl aminopeptidase: MPVRAPLEPGVQTPHRQVPKTIERPEYVGKAAPKRNTEPYVQPPEVVEAMRVAGKLAAQALVAAGEAVRPGVTTDHIDAVVHEFFLDHGVYPSTLGYRGFPKSCCTSLNEVICHGIPDSTVIEDGDIVNVDVTGYVGGVHGDTNATFLAGDVSEEVRLLVERTREATMRAIKAARPGRQLNVIGRVIESYAKRFGYGVVRDFTGHGIGRAFHSGLVVLHYDEPSVQTVLEPGMTFTIEPMITLGTHEYDMWSDGWTVTTKDKSWTAQFEHTILITEDGNEILTLP, translated from the coding sequence ATGCCGGTAAGAGCCCCCCTTGAGCCAGGTGTGCAGACGCCACACCGACAGGTCCCCAAGACCATCGAGCGTCCCGAGTACGTCGGCAAGGCGGCTCCGAAGCGCAACACCGAGCCCTACGTCCAGCCGCCCGAGGTCGTCGAGGCGATGCGGGTGGCGGGCAAGCTGGCCGCGCAGGCCCTGGTGGCCGCAGGCGAGGCGGTGCGCCCCGGCGTCACCACCGACCACATCGACGCGGTCGTGCACGAGTTCTTCCTCGACCACGGCGTGTACCCGTCGACGCTGGGCTACCGGGGGTTCCCGAAGTCCTGCTGCACATCGCTGAACGAGGTCATCTGCCACGGCATCCCGGACTCGACGGTGATCGAGGACGGCGACATCGTCAACGTCGACGTCACCGGTTACGTCGGGGGCGTGCACGGCGACACCAACGCGACCTTCCTCGCCGGTGACGTGTCGGAGGAGGTGCGGCTGCTGGTCGAGCGCACCCGCGAGGCGACGATGCGCGCGATCAAGGCCGCCAGGCCCGGGCGGCAGCTCAACGTGATCGGCCGGGTCATCGAGTCCTACGCCAAGCGCTTCGGCTACGGCGTGGTCCGCGACTTCACCGGGCACGGCATCGGCCGCGCGTTCCACAGCGGCCTGGTCGTCCTGCACTACGACGAGCCGTCGGTGCAGACCGTGCTGGAGCCCGGCATGACCTTCACCATCGAGCCGATGATCACCCTCGGCACCCACGAGTACGACATGTGGAGCGATGGCTGGACGGTGACCACCAAGGACAAGAGCTGGACGGCGCAGTTCGAGCACACCATCCTCATCACCGAGGACGGCAACGAGATCCTCACCCTGCCCTGA